Proteins encoded together in one Nitrospira sp. window:
- a CDS encoding methylenetetrahydrofolate reductase — protein MSREPQRLVDVLNRGTFAVTVEYNPPKGTNISAVLENAKQLVGRVHGVNITDNTAAVVRAGSLPVCRLLYELGHDPVMQLTCRDRNRIAMQSDLMGAHMLGIRNILCLTGDYPTVGDHKEAKPVYDLDSVQVMQLVRGLNDGKDMMGNKLDGATAFTIGAAVTPEADLVGPVLAKFEVKVKAGAQFFQTQAVYNPNVFASFMKQVQPFKVKVLAGILILRNHKMAEFMNANIPGMSVPKEMIDELKAAGDRAEDVGVDIAVRTIKAVRPHCDGVHIMAIKATHRLAEIITKAELG, from the coding sequence ATGAGCCGAGAGCCGCAGCGGTTGGTCGATGTCTTGAATCGCGGGACATTCGCCGTTACCGTCGAATATAACCCTCCAAAAGGGACGAATATTTCTGCTGTCTTGGAGAATGCCAAACAGCTGGTGGGGCGTGTCCACGGTGTGAATATCACTGACAATACCGCCGCTGTGGTACGTGCCGGGTCGCTTCCGGTCTGTCGCCTGTTGTATGAACTGGGGCATGACCCGGTGATGCAGCTGACCTGCCGTGACCGCAATCGGATCGCGATGCAATCGGATCTGATGGGCGCGCACATGCTTGGGATCAGGAATATTTTGTGTCTTACTGGTGACTATCCAACGGTGGGTGACCACAAAGAAGCCAAGCCGGTCTATGATCTCGACTCCGTTCAAGTCATGCAACTGGTGCGGGGCTTGAATGACGGTAAGGATATGATGGGCAACAAACTGGACGGGGCTACGGCATTTACCATCGGGGCAGCCGTGACACCCGAGGCCGATCTCGTCGGGCCGGTATTGGCAAAGTTTGAAGTGAAAGTGAAAGCCGGCGCCCAGTTTTTCCAGACTCAAGCGGTCTACAACCCCAATGTCTTCGCCAGCTTTATGAAACAGGTGCAGCCGTTCAAGGTGAAGGTGTTGGCCGGGATTCTTATCTTGCGCAATCACAAGATGGCGGAATTCATGAACGCCAATATCCCCGGCATGTCCGTGCCGAAAGAGATGATTGATGAGCTGAAGGCTGCCGGGGACCGAGCGGAAGATGTAGGTGTCGACATTGCGGTGAGGACCATCAAGGCCGTGCGGCCTCACTGTGACGGTGTCCATATCATGGCGATCAAGGCCACGCATCGATTGGCCGAGATCATTACCAAGGCAGAATTGGGCTGA
- a CDS encoding symmetrical bis(5'-nucleosyl)-tetraphosphatase produces MATYAIGDVQGCYEPLQRLIQRIRFDPTTDRLWFVGDLVNRGPDSLRVLRYIKNLKDRATVVLGNHDLFLLSVAENIVPLRPEDTLQPILTAPDRDELLTWLRRQPLFYREGSLAMVHAGLLPQWSIDEAEELAREVEISLQGPSYRDTLRALYPSKHLQWSPTLTGSTRLATVLKVLTRLRACSPDGRMESSYNGHPDRIPSGYFPWFKIPGRRHGKTTIVCGHWAALGLHCEDRLLAIDSGCVWGRELTALCLEDKRLFQVPCDGMTDPD; encoded by the coding sequence ATGGCCACCTACGCAATCGGGGACGTGCAAGGATGCTACGAACCCCTTCAACGTCTCATCCAGCGCATTCGCTTTGACCCAACGACAGATCGACTTTGGTTCGTCGGCGATCTCGTGAACCGTGGCCCTGATTCGCTAAGGGTCCTCCGCTACATCAAGAACCTGAAAGACCGAGCTACGGTCGTCTTAGGCAATCACGATCTATTCCTTTTGTCTGTGGCCGAAAACATCGTACCCCTTCGCCCCGAAGACACCCTGCAGCCAATCCTTACCGCACCCGATCGCGACGAGCTCCTCACATGGCTACGGCGCCAGCCTCTGTTCTATCGTGAAGGCTCTCTTGCCATGGTCCACGCAGGCTTGCTCCCGCAATGGTCGATCGATGAGGCAGAAGAGCTGGCCCGTGAAGTCGAGATAAGTCTGCAAGGTCCTTCCTACCGAGACACACTTCGCGCGTTGTATCCCAGCAAGCATCTCCAATGGTCTCCAACTCTAACGGGCTCCACTCGGCTCGCCACCGTCCTCAAGGTCTTGACGAGACTTCGTGCCTGCTCACCGGACGGCCGGATGGAGTCCTCCTACAACGGTCATCCAGACCGAATCCCCTCAGGATACTTCCCCTGGTTCAAGATTCCGGGCCGACGCCATGGGAAGACGACGATCGTCTGTGGCCACTGGGCCGCGTTGGGACTCCATTGCGAAGATCGCCTCTTGGCGATCGATAGCGGCTGCGTGTGGGGGAGAGAGCTTACGGCCCTATGCCTAGAGGACAAGCGACTTTTCCAGGTGCCATGTGACGGGATGACCGACCCAGACTAA
- a CDS encoding PilZ domain-containing protein yields the protein MHSIGTRRMYRRIEADYPSCYLTSHSVRLAAVRDISLNGFRVRCLSAPPDQTILELHLWLPGQKDGMTIDQAVVRWAEQDEFGVQIVSLSNDVDCRLAEHIEQLLRQRLSGESAEDALAKASGLYQFARQ from the coding sequence ATGCATTCCATCGGGACGCGCCGGATGTATCGTCGTATCGAGGCAGACTACCCCAGCTGTTATCTAACGAGTCATTCTGTGAGACTCGCGGCTGTTCGGGATATCTCGTTAAATGGGTTTCGGGTGAGATGCCTCTCTGCTCCTCCAGACCAAACCATCCTGGAGCTTCATCTCTGGCTGCCTGGCCAGAAGGATGGTATGACGATCGATCAGGCAGTCGTGCGATGGGCGGAACAAGATGAATTCGGTGTGCAGATCGTCTCTCTCTCAAATGATGTGGATTGTCGGTTGGCCGAGCATATCGAACAGCTCTTGCGCCAGCGATTGTCGGGTGAGTCTGCAGAAGATGCTCTAGCCAAGGCTAGTGGGCTATACCAGTTTGCTCGACAGTAG
- the folD gene encoding bifunctional methylenetetrahydrofolate dehydrogenase/methenyltetrahydrofolate cyclohydrolase FolD, which produces MAAQLIDGKALAQQVRDRLAQESAELLAKKGVIPGLATILVGDDPASHVYVKNKQKACEMAGIYVDDHKLPVNTSQTELLMLIEKKNVDPKIHGILVQLPLPKHIDSKVILEAVSPLKDADGFHPYNFGRLVEGHPVFEACTPKGVIKMIESAGVTIEGKRAVVVGRSNIVGKPLALMLLQRNATVTICHSKTKDLPAVCREADLLLVAIGKAKFVTADMVREGAVVIDVGTNKTPEGKLCGDVDFEPVRQKAGWISPVPGGVGPMTIAMLLENTVESAKRAAGMK; this is translated from the coding sequence GTGGCTGCACAATTGATCGACGGCAAAGCGCTGGCGCAACAGGTTCGTGATCGACTGGCACAAGAATCGGCTGAGCTATTGGCGAAAAAAGGGGTCATCCCTGGTCTGGCTACCATCTTGGTCGGTGATGATCCCGCTTCGCATGTCTATGTGAAGAATAAACAGAAGGCCTGCGAGATGGCCGGCATCTATGTCGATGACCACAAGCTTCCAGTCAATACGAGTCAGACCGAATTGCTGATGCTTATTGAAAAAAAGAATGTGGATCCCAAGATCCATGGCATTCTGGTTCAGCTGCCCTTGCCCAAACATATCGATAGCAAAGTGATTCTTGAGGCTGTTTCTCCGTTGAAGGATGCGGATGGGTTTCATCCCTATAACTTCGGCCGATTGGTAGAAGGGCATCCGGTGTTTGAAGCCTGTACTCCCAAAGGCGTGATCAAGATGATTGAATCGGCCGGTGTGACCATCGAGGGGAAACGAGCCGTCGTTGTCGGACGAAGTAACATTGTGGGGAAACCGCTGGCGCTGATGTTGCTGCAGCGCAACGCCACCGTCACGATTTGTCATTCAAAAACGAAGGATCTTCCGGCGGTCTGCCGTGAAGCAGACTTGTTGCTTGTCGCAATCGGGAAAGCGAAGTTCGTCACGGCGGATATGGTGCGCGAAGGGGCGGTGGTGATTGATGTAGGAACGAATAAGACGCCTGAGGGGAAGTTGTGCGGTGATGTGGATTTTGAGCCAGTGCGACAGAAGGCCGGCTGGATCAGTCCCGTTCCTGGCGGTGTGGGTCCCATGACGATTGCCATGTTGCTGGAGAATACAGTCGAGTCCGCCAAACGAGCCGCAGGAATGAAATGA
- a CDS encoding peptidylprolyl isomerase — MFKQTRWRMLAGGLIGLLLLVTGIGLLPAADNTTNSKTDVPKSLRAMIKTKLGDIEIKFYPDVAPKHVENFVKLAKDGFYNGTIFHRVIPGFMIQGGDPNTKDSLKKDTYGQGGPGHSVKAEFSDIPHKRGVVSMARASDPDSAGSQFFIVVEDSRFLDRKYSVFGEVTKGIGVADKIVNLSRDERDNPRERVEMTVTIVE; from the coding sequence ATGTTCAAGCAAACAAGATGGCGTATGCTGGCGGGGGGGCTGATCGGTCTACTGTTGTTGGTCACAGGAATTGGGTTGCTTCCTGCTGCTGATAACACGACGAATTCAAAGACGGACGTTCCGAAGAGCCTCCGGGCGATGATCAAAACGAAATTAGGGGATATCGAAATCAAATTCTACCCGGATGTCGCGCCAAAGCATGTGGAGAACTTTGTCAAATTAGCCAAGGATGGTTTCTATAATGGTACGATTTTCCATCGTGTCATTCCTGGGTTTATGATCCAAGGAGGAGATCCGAATACGAAGGATTCTCTCAAAAAGGACACCTATGGCCAGGGTGGTCCCGGTCATTCGGTCAAGGCGGAGTTCAGTGACATCCCGCACAAGCGAGGTGTCGTCTCGATGGCCCGGGCTTCAGATCCAGATTCTGCAGGGTCGCAGTTTTTTATTGTGGTGGAGGATTCTCGATTCCTGGATCGAAAGTACTCTGTGTTTGGTGAGGTGACCAAAGGTATTGGTGTGGCTGATAAGATCGTGAATCTTTCACGTGACGAGCGTGACAATCCACGTGAGCGTGTGGAAATGACAGTGACCATAGTGGAGTAG
- the panB gene encoding 3-methyl-2-oxobutanoate hydroxymethyltransferase: MTILDFQQAKRDKKKLVVVTAYDALFTRIVEQAGIQAILVGDSLGVVVQGKPNTLAVTMEEMLYHTKLVASAAQRALVIADMPFMSYQASTEEAVRNAGRFLQAGATAVKLEGGGGMADRVRAMTSIGIPVMGHLGMTPQSMHVLGGYKVQGKMKDRAAVLLDDAKALEAAGAFGLVLEAMPISVAKDITEAISIPTIGIGAGPCCDGQVLVLYDLLGLFDDFVPKFVKPYAHLKTDALQAVRRYKEEVEQGKFPSDSESYH; the protein is encoded by the coding sequence ATGACGATCCTTGACTTCCAACAAGCCAAACGAGACAAGAAGAAGCTGGTCGTCGTCACGGCCTACGATGCGCTCTTCACTCGCATCGTCGAGCAAGCAGGAATCCAAGCGATATTGGTCGGTGATTCGTTGGGTGTTGTCGTGCAAGGCAAGCCGAACACGTTGGCCGTGACAATGGAGGAGATGCTGTACCACACCAAGCTGGTTGCATCGGCTGCGCAGCGCGCCTTGGTGATCGCTGATATGCCGTTCATGTCCTACCAGGCCAGTACGGAAGAAGCCGTCCGCAACGCGGGCCGTTTTCTCCAAGCTGGAGCGACGGCCGTGAAGCTGGAAGGTGGGGGGGGCATGGCGGATCGTGTCAGGGCCATGACGAGCATCGGCATTCCCGTCATGGGACATCTTGGCATGACCCCGCAATCGATGCATGTGCTGGGTGGGTACAAAGTGCAGGGGAAAATGAAAGATCGAGCCGCTGTGCTGCTGGACGATGCCAAAGCGCTTGAGGCGGCCGGCGCATTCGGGTTGGTATTAGAGGCCATGCCGATCAGTGTGGCCAAAGACATCACGGAGGCGATTTCCATTCCCACCATCGGTATCGGGGCCGGCCCCTGCTGTGACGGACAGGTTCTGGTGCTCTATGACCTCCTCGGCCTCTTCGACGACTTCGTTCCAAAATTCGTCAAGCCCTATGCGCATCTCAAGACGGACGCACTCCAAGCGGTCCGTCGATATAAGGAAGAGGTCGAGCAGGGGAAGTTCCCCAGCGACTCGGAAAGCTACCACTGA
- the rnc gene encoding ribonuclease III has translation MMPASSADSSRAFLKYRFTDDNLLEEALTHKSYVNERRESSRTHNERLEFLGDAVLSLIISDYLARRYPELSEGALSKLKAKLVSEAPLANAARRLDLGRYLRLGRGEERSNGRDKTSLLADALEAVIAAVYLDGGFEASRDFTIDILADELHQLDAVHEQPGGDDYKTRFQEWCQKRYEMLPQYLVVGETGPDHQKLFEVEVQVNHRVVGIGRGNSKKEAEQEAARRALEEMER, from the coding sequence ATGATGCCTGCCTCTTCTGCCGACTCCTCACGTGCCTTCTTGAAATATCGATTCACGGATGACAATCTTTTAGAAGAGGCGCTCACGCATAAGTCGTACGTGAATGAGCGTCGGGAGTCTAGCCGTACACACAATGAACGGCTTGAGTTTTTGGGAGATGCCGTTTTATCGCTGATCATCAGCGATTATCTGGCGAGGCGATATCCAGAACTGAGCGAAGGCGCTCTCTCCAAACTCAAGGCAAAGCTGGTGAGCGAGGCGCCGTTGGCGAATGCCGCTCGGCGGCTCGACCTTGGGCGCTATCTGAGGCTTGGTCGAGGGGAGGAACGGTCCAACGGAAGGGACAAAACGTCATTGTTGGCTGACGCGCTGGAAGCCGTCATTGCTGCGGTCTATCTGGATGGAGGTTTTGAGGCTAGCCGTGATTTCACGATCGATATTCTAGCCGATGAGCTGCATCAACTTGATGCTGTTCATGAACAGCCAGGAGGCGACGATTACAAAACGCGCTTTCAGGAATGGTGTCAAAAGCGGTATGAGATGTTGCCGCAGTATCTGGTGGTGGGTGAAACTGGACCGGACCATCAGAAGCTCTTTGAGGTGGAAGTACAAGTGAATCACCGAGTCGTTGGGATTGGGCGAGGAAACAGCAAGAAGGAAGCGGAGCAGGAAGCTGCGCGCCGCGCGCTGGAGGAGATGGAGCGTTGA
- the acpP gene encoding acyl carrier protein, with translation MATVDERVKKIIAEQLGVEEDEVTPEASFVEDLGADSLDTVELVMALEEEFSIEIPDEDAEKILTVGKALDYIKEKS, from the coding sequence ATGGCCACTGTAGATGAACGAGTCAAAAAAATTATTGCCGAACAGCTGGGCGTGGAAGAAGACGAGGTCACACCGGAGGCCTCTTTCGTTGAAGACTTGGGAGCGGATTCGCTCGATACGGTCGAGCTGGTGATGGCACTCGAGGAAGAATTTTCGATCGAAATCCCCGATGAGGATGCCGAGAAAATTCTGACGGTCGGGAAAGCATTGGATTACATCAAAGAAAAGTCTTGA
- the fabF gene encoding beta-ketoacyl-ACP synthase II encodes MGAGESDQPARRVVVTGLGLVTPLGTGVEKTWKAVCAGESGIGRITRFDPTGYDAQIAGEVKDFDPARFIEKKEIKKMDTFIHYAVGAAQLAVDDAGLKISPEEATRVGVYIGSGIGGLGSIEHYHDVLRAKGPGRVSPFFIPMTIINLASGQVAIRIGAKGPNSCAVTACATGNHCIGDAYRLIQRGEADVMVAGGAEAAVTPLGVAGFAAAKALSFRNDEPTKASRPFDKDRDGFVLGEGAGVVVIEEREHAIRRGVRMYGEIIGYGMNSDAYHITAPPEEGEGAVRCMELALKDAGISRDQIGYINAHGTSTMADAIETRAIKQVFGEQAHRIPVSSTKSMTGHLLGAAGGIEAVFSILALFHGMLPPTINLDTPDPACDLDYVPNKARSAAIQVALSNSFGFGGVNACLIFKRLDT; translated from the coding sequence ATGGGTGCAGGTGAATCAGATCAGCCAGCTCGGCGCGTCGTTGTCACCGGTCTTGGGTTGGTGACTCCGTTGGGTACTGGCGTTGAGAAGACGTGGAAGGCCGTTTGTGCCGGCGAGTCAGGGATTGGCAGGATCACGAGATTTGATCCAACCGGGTATGATGCTCAAATTGCGGGTGAGGTGAAGGATTTCGATCCGGCTCGGTTTATTGAAAAAAAAGAGATCAAGAAGATGGATACGTTCATCCACTACGCTGTCGGTGCGGCGCAGCTGGCTGTGGACGATGCAGGATTAAAGATCTCGCCGGAAGAGGCCACGCGGGTCGGGGTGTATATCGGCTCCGGGATTGGCGGTCTCGGGTCGATTGAACATTATCATGATGTGCTCAGGGCTAAGGGGCCGGGACGAGTCTCACCGTTTTTCATCCCGATGACCATTATCAATCTGGCCTCTGGACAAGTGGCGATTCGGATAGGAGCCAAGGGGCCCAATTCTTGTGCGGTGACGGCTTGCGCTACGGGCAATCATTGCATTGGAGACGCGTACCGCCTGATTCAACGAGGTGAGGCTGATGTCATGGTGGCCGGCGGTGCCGAAGCGGCGGTCACTCCGCTGGGTGTCGCGGGATTCGCAGCGGCTAAGGCATTGTCATTCCGGAATGATGAACCGACAAAGGCAAGTCGTCCGTTCGACAAGGATCGTGATGGATTCGTATTGGGCGAAGGGGCAGGAGTCGTCGTGATTGAGGAACGTGAGCATGCCATCCGGCGTGGGGTCAGAATGTATGGAGAGATCATCGGGTATGGAATGAACAGCGATGCGTATCACATTACGGCTCCACCGGAAGAAGGCGAAGGAGCTGTGCGGTGTATGGAACTTGCGCTGAAGGATGCGGGAATCTCACGTGATCAGATCGGTTATATCAATGCGCATGGGACATCGACGATGGCCGATGCGATTGAGACCCGGGCAATAAAACAAGTGTTCGGTGAGCAGGCCCATCGTATTCCCGTCAGCTCGACCAAGTCCATGACGGGGCATTTGCTCGGTGCGGCTGGCGGAATCGAAGCTGTCTTCAGCATCTTGGCGTTGTTCCATGGGATGCTTCCCCCCACGATCAATCTGGATACTCCCGATCCTGCCTGTGACTTGGACTACGTTCCCAATAAGGCTCGGTCTGCCGCGATTCAGGTGGCCTTATCTAATTCTTTCGGATTCGGCGGCGTGAACGCCTGTTTGATTTTCAAGCGACTGGATACGTAG
- the fabG gene encoding 3-oxoacyl-[acyl-carrier-protein] reductase, which yields MSLQGRTAIVTGAAQGIGRAIAEALAQAGADIAVADLDPSRSAETVTAVEKLGRKALNLKVNVADTGETKSMVEQVLKAWGKVDILVNNAGITRDGLLLRMKDEDWNLVLQINLNGTFNCTRAVLQPMTKQRYGRIVNIASIVGVIGNAGQANYSASKAAVIGFTKTVGREYASRNVTVNAVAPGFIDTAMTHGLSADVKDTLLKQIPLGRLGTPADIAAAVRFLVSEEAAYITGHVLHVNGGMLMV from the coding sequence ATGTCACTACAAGGGAGAACCGCTATTGTAACTGGTGCCGCTCAGGGCATCGGGCGTGCGATTGCCGAAGCGCTGGCTCAGGCGGGAGCGGATATTGCCGTCGCCGATCTCGATCCGAGCCGTTCTGCGGAAACTGTGACTGCAGTGGAAAAACTCGGGCGAAAGGCGCTGAACCTCAAAGTCAACGTGGCAGATACCGGTGAAACCAAGTCGATGGTCGAACAAGTGCTCAAGGCTTGGGGAAAGGTGGACATCCTGGTCAATAATGCCGGGATCACTCGTGACGGCTTATTGTTACGGATGAAAGACGAAGATTGGAACCTGGTCCTTCAGATCAATTTGAACGGCACCTTTAACTGTACCAGGGCGGTCTTGCAGCCAATGACCAAGCAGCGGTATGGTCGTATCGTCAACATTGCCTCGATTGTTGGGGTGATTGGGAACGCGGGGCAGGCAAATTACTCGGCTTCGAAGGCAGCCGTCATCGGGTTTACGAAGACAGTCGGGCGGGAATATGCTAGCCGTAATGTGACGGTGAATGCGGTGGCGCCGGGTTTCATCGATACGGCGATGACTCATGGGCTTTCCGCCGATGTCAAAGATACATTACTAAAGCAGATTCCTCTGGGCCGCTTGGGGACGCCGGCCGACATTGCCGCAGCTGTGCGTTTCTTGGTATCCGAGGAAGCAGCCTACATCACGGGTCATGTTTTGCACGTAAACGGCGGTATGTTGATGGTGTAA
- a CDS encoding PAS domain S-box protein encodes MSLFSHFRAIWRQDLRLRTTVTLSLLLGIILLIATTWRLGEIKTSLEESTQTRAYAIGLTFTILEAAAPNENLHRIQAALDSYHDDPDIARVDLLGTDRRIMASTEPERVGRTVTDSHTTQAWERGSKIIGYDETSHESQFLVAVEPLWDGKLIAGWVRIEFPLTKMRQQMARATRESILLGVLLIGSSILIVLISMHRISVLSRDTADRLQTTLTSLNQRFPDLESPTEGSATGSAFIIPSQCGEIERTVALINHTLGLLTKQIHLIQTSTSWLEDAFTSRTAQLNDAIDDLKRETAERAQAELTLRENETKYRGIFESSRDAIMLLFPPEWKFTACNPATVALFGAESAEHFTSLGPWDVSPLFQSNGELSTSKAPKVIQQAMQEGSHYFEWIHRRINGPTFPATVLLTRITLQGKTGLQATVRNISEQKRAEQALRDVSEFQKAILDNAGHAIISATPDGIIRVFNPAAELLLGYSADELVGKETPAIFHDPQEVAARAQIFSAELGIDLQPGFDVFVEKSRRGLPNTHEWTYMRKDGGRLAVLLTITALRNPEGTITSFLGVASDITTLKVVQRELTLAKDAAEAASVAKSQFLANMSHEIRTPMNGVLGMTELLLATPLTDKQRHMAHTVRQSAASLLTIINDILDYSKIEAGKLQLEHTDIDLSHLLNDAVKLFSEAARQKGLSLSIAIAPSMPSALRGDPTRLRQILLNLIGNAIKFTATGSITVNTDCLKRDPDQILLRITVRDTGIGIPPESQARVFDAFAQADGSTTRKFGGTGLGLTIVKQLVHLMGGTVDLESIPGRGSTFGFTVPLEVRTDNEMSSIPAPPQHTPATLHGKVLLAEDNVVNREIAVAMLELLGCTVDIAEDGQEALAAIDAQSYDLILMDCQMPNLDGLEASRLIREQERHHPYRRRLPILALTASAMEGDREQCLAAGMDGYLTKPFTFDQLHHALAPWLEKAA; translated from the coding sequence ATGTCGTTATTCAGTCACTTTCGCGCCATCTGGCGACAAGACCTTCGTCTGCGCACGACAGTTACGCTTTCGTTGCTCTTAGGAATCATTTTGCTCATCGCCACCACGTGGCGATTGGGTGAGATCAAGACCTCGCTCGAAGAATCCACACAAACTCGCGCCTACGCCATCGGACTCACGTTCACCATACTGGAAGCCGCCGCTCCTAACGAGAATCTCCACCGGATTCAAGCAGCCTTGGATAGCTATCACGATGATCCAGACATTGCTCGTGTGGATCTCTTAGGCACTGACCGGAGGATCATGGCCTCCACCGAACCGGAACGGGTCGGGCGCACCGTAACTGATTCCCACACGACCCAGGCATGGGAACGTGGAAGCAAAATCATTGGATACGATGAGACATCCCATGAATCCCAATTCCTCGTGGCTGTAGAGCCGCTTTGGGACGGAAAGCTGATTGCAGGCTGGGTTCGCATCGAGTTTCCCCTCACTAAGATGCGTCAGCAGATGGCTCGCGCGACACGGGAATCAATTCTGCTCGGCGTCCTCTTGATCGGATCGAGCATACTCATCGTCTTGATCAGCATGCATCGCATTTCCGTCCTCTCTCGCGATACAGCCGACCGATTGCAGACGACATTGACATCGCTCAACCAGCGATTCCCTGACCTGGAATCACCGACCGAAGGATCTGCAACAGGTTCCGCGTTCATCATTCCATCTCAATGCGGAGAAATCGAGCGAACGGTCGCACTCATCAACCATACCCTTGGGCTTTTAACCAAGCAGATTCACTTGATACAGACATCCACCTCTTGGCTTGAGGATGCCTTCACAAGTCGAACGGCACAACTAAACGATGCCATCGACGATCTAAAACGAGAAACCGCAGAGCGAGCCCAAGCGGAGTTGACCCTCCGCGAGAATGAAACGAAATATCGTGGGATTTTTGAATCATCACGGGATGCCATCATGCTCTTATTTCCACCGGAGTGGAAATTCACAGCCTGTAATCCCGCAACCGTTGCCCTCTTTGGAGCAGAAAGTGCAGAGCACTTCACCTCGTTAGGCCCCTGGGACGTTTCCCCGCTTTTTCAATCAAACGGCGAACTCTCTACCAGCAAAGCACCCAAGGTAATTCAGCAAGCCATGCAAGAGGGGTCGCACTATTTTGAATGGATCCATCGGCGTATCAACGGCCCAACTTTTCCTGCCACCGTGCTCCTGACACGGATTACGCTCCAAGGAAAGACCGGTTTGCAAGCGACTGTGCGAAACATCAGCGAACAGAAGCGTGCCGAACAAGCACTTCGTGACGTGTCTGAGTTTCAGAAGGCGATCCTAGACAATGCCGGGCACGCCATCATATCGGCGACCCCGGATGGAATCATCCGTGTGTTCAATCCGGCCGCTGAACTGCTCTTAGGCTATTCGGCCGACGAATTGGTTGGGAAAGAGACACCCGCAATTTTTCACGATCCCCAAGAAGTGGCGGCACGCGCCCAGATCTTTTCCGCTGAGCTTGGGATCGACCTGCAGCCCGGCTTTGACGTCTTCGTCGAAAAATCTCGTCGTGGCCTTCCCAATACCCATGAATGGACCTACATGAGAAAGGACGGGGGTCGACTCGCCGTCCTCCTGACGATCACGGCTCTACGCAATCCGGAGGGAACGATCACGAGTTTCCTTGGTGTCGCATCGGACATAACGACGCTCAAAGTTGTTCAACGAGAATTGACGCTTGCGAAAGATGCCGCCGAAGCGGCCAGTGTCGCAAAGTCTCAATTTCTGGCCAATATGAGCCATGAAATTCGCACACCGATGAACGGAGTTCTCGGCATGACCGAACTGCTCCTGGCGACTCCTCTCACCGATAAACAGCGGCATATGGCCCATACTGTACGACAATCTGCTGCCTCACTACTCACGATCATCAACGACATCCTTGATTACTCAAAGATTGAGGCAGGGAAGCTCCAACTCGAGCACACCGATATTGACCTCTCCCACCTCCTTAATGATGCAGTCAAGTTGTTTTCTGAAGCTGCCCGCCAAAAGGGACTTTCCCTATCCATCGCAATAGCGCCGAGTATGCCCTCTGCACTCCGGGGAGATCCGACGCGATTGAGACAAATCCTCCTGAATCTGATCGGAAACGCCATCAAATTCACCGCCACCGGATCGATCACCGTGAACACGGACTGCCTCAAGCGCGATCCGGACCAGATTCTGCTTCGTATCACGGTTCGTGATACAGGCATCGGTATTCCGCCCGAATCCCAGGCCCGCGTTTTCGATGCATTTGCCCAGGCCGACGGATCGACGACACGCAAGTTTGGGGGTACGGGCCTCGGCCTTACGATCGTCAAACAGCTGGTTCACTTGATGGGAGGGACCGTTGATCTTGAAAGCATACCAGGTCGCGGCTCAACGTTCGGATTTACCGTTCCACTGGAGGTTCGTACGGACAACGAGATGTCATCTATCCCAGCACCGCCTCAACACACTCCAGCCACTCTCCACGGAAAAGTCTTGCTCGCTGAAGACAACGTCGTGAATCGTGAAATCGCCGTGGCGATGCTGGAGTTGCTGGGATGTACGGTAGATATTGCCGAAGACGGACAGGAAGCGTTGGCAGCAATCGACGCCCAATCCTACGACTTGATCCTCATGGATTGCCAGATGCCCAACCTCGATGGATTGGAAGCCTCTCGCTTGATTCGTGAACAAGAAAGACACCATCCATATCGCCGCCGTCTTCCGATTCTCGCGCTCACAGCCAGTGCAATGGAAGGCGATCGAGAGCAATGCTTGGCGGCCGGGATGGACGGGTACCTCACTAAACCCTTCACTTTTGATCAGCTGCATCACGCATTGGCACCGTGGTTAGAAAAGGCGGCCTGA